One Setaria italica strain Yugu1 chromosome II, Setaria_italica_v2.0, whole genome shotgun sequence DNA segment encodes these proteins:
- the LOC101772223 gene encoding uncharacterized protein LOC101772223 isoform X2: MMDEAPADLRELVRLPDVLVVCSSTGWTNEKHMLYLQLLEETFVSQLHDGERSFKGLFNLSPRYCRQVKSSKQIVEYAKPDQGCHGIVDADRVKSCMKVELMDSPSCCGNQQDGKIHSTDDNASTTEPVEEAISQARTTSSGQSSTCYVGKYRHSPSRSADFYKRTTRAFTQRGRIRILMRRPKGLENQEEDAAKSD, encoded by the exons ATGATGGACGAGGCGCCGGCCGATCTGCGGGAGCTCGTGCGCCTGCCG GATGTTCTGGTGGTATGCTCATCTACGGGATGGACAAATGAAAAGCACATGCTCTATCTTCAATTATTGGAAGAAACATTTGTGAGCCAACTACATGACGGTGAACGCAGTTTCAAGGGGTTGTTCAATCTCTCTCCAAGATACTGTAGACAAGTGAAATCATCTAAGCAAATCGTTGAATATGCCAAACCTGATCAG GGATGTCATGGGATAGTTGATGCTGACAGAGTCAAGTCCTGCATGAAGGTTGAGCTTATGGACTCACCTTCTTGTTGTGGAAATCAGCAAGATGGAAAAATCCATTCTACGGATGATAATGCATCAACCACGGAACCAGTAGAAGAAGCCATTTCCCAAGCAAGGACAACGAGCTCTGGACAATCTTCCACATGCTATGTTGGCAAGTACAGACATTCCCCTTCTAGGAGTGCAG ATTTTTACAAGAGAACTACTCGTGCATTTACTCAGAGGGGTCGGATCAGAATTTTGATGAGGAGACCAAAGGGACTGGAGAATCAAGAAGAGGATGCAGCCAAAAGCGATTGA
- the LOC101774002 gene encoding protein WEAK CHLOROPLAST MOVEMENT UNDER BLUE LIGHT 1 has protein sequence MESTHATEESSSKDSSANASSSPTGSSETSTAKEVPSDIAHEGPSQHEVLQMRLPDPTEDHVGSIVPSDKGPEILSNAGPTEAFISSTNDKTDHPSSADAIEMNSMPVNVLNGTGTALRDEMKPKEDEIHYQTDMATKLKRKEDSETTPASPYKGLIDTAAPFESVREAVTKFGGIVDWKAHKAQMIERRKLIQLELENIRTEIPLCKEELEAAEMAKSQVVDELEHTKRLIEELKHHLEKVQVEEAQAKQDSELAELRAQEIEHGVADEASAIARTQMEVAKERHEKAVAELKSVKEELTSVHKQYATLIDERDTAIKRAEEVISAGKEIERRVEELTLELIASKGSLELAHAAHHEAEERRISAALTKEQDCLAWERELRQAQEELQQLDSKLASNNDMQHLIDANLLKLLSLNSELSAYVEKKLTEEAEGASKEHESEDAKQISNSIKEALASKQKELQEVKENIEKAKAEANVLRFAASTLKSELDNEKASLVVLQQGEAMACVAVSSLEDELNRTKQEIESVRCKEAEAQEKMVELPMVLQQATQEAEDAKVAAHLAQEELRKAKGDFKQTKAAAATAETRLSAVAKEAEASIASERLALAAVQALQESKEARDVKDSPRQVTLPLSEYYELSKRAHEAEEQANEKVAEALSQVVSTKESESRSLERLKEACEEMDEKKEALEIALERAGRANEGKLAAEQELRKWRADHEQRRRALEAAKRAVNPLNGPSRVFVEQKDPYHNEQESKLQMSGSSYESIVPNQKLQRKKSLFPMMGSVLSRKTRAQT, from the exons ATGGAATCGACACATGCCACTGAAGAGAGTAGCTCAAAAGATTCTTCTGCAAATGCATCTTCATCTCCAACAGGAAGTTCAGAAACTTCTACAGCCAAGGAAGTTCCTAGCGATATTGCACATGAGGGGCCAAGCCAACATGAG GTCCTACAAATGCGGCTTCCTGATCCAACAGAAGACCATGTGGGATCAATTGTGCCTTCAGATAAAGGTCCTGAAATACTGTCCAATGCAGGACCAACTGAAGCATTCATCAGCTCAACAAATGATAAGACAGATCATCCTTCTTCAGCAGATGCAATTGAAATGAACAGTATGCCTGTAAATGTTTTGAACGGTACTGGAACTGCACTAAGAGATGAAATGAAACCTAAAGAAGATGAGATACATTATCAGACTGATATGGCTACAAAGCTGAAAAGGAAAGAAGATTCAGAAACAACACCTGCAAGTCCATACAAGGGCCTTATTGACACTGCTGCACCTTTTGAGTCTGTTAGAGAAGCTGTCACCAAGTTTGGAGGAATTGTTGATTGGAAAGCTCATAAAGCTCAGATGATTGAG AGACGCAAGCTCATACAGCTTGAACTTGAAAATATTCGAACAGAAATTCCACTTTGCAAGGAGGAACTAGAAGCCGCTGAGATGGCTAAATCTCAAGTTGTTGATGAGCTAGAGCACACCAAGAGACTCATTGAGGAGCTGAAGCATCACCTCGAGAAAGTACAGGTTGAAGAAGCTCAGGCAAAGCAGGATTCCGAGCTTGCAGAACTCAGGGCACAAGAAATTGAGCATGGAGTAGCTGACGAAGCTAGTGCAATAGCCAGGACACAAATGGAAGTCGCTAAAGAAAGACATGAAAAAGCTGTTGCTGAACTTAAGTCAGTAAAGGAGGAGTTGACGTCAGTACATAAACAATATGCCACCCTAATCGATGAAAGAGACACTGCAATCAAAAGAGCAGAAGAGGTTATATCTGCAGGGAAGGAGATTGAGAGGCGAGTGGAGGAACTAACTTTAGAATTGATTGCGTCTAAAGGGTCTCTTGAGTTGGCCCATGCCGCACACCATGAAGCAGAGGAACGCAGGATCAGTGCAGCATTGACAAAAGAGCAGGATTGTCTTGCTTGGGAGAGAGAGTTGCGTCAAGCACAAGAGGAGCTGCAACAGCTGGACAGTAAGCTTGCGTCCAATAATGATATGCAGCACCTTATAGATGCAAATTTGCTCAAGTTGCTTAGCCTCAATTCGGAGCTGTCTGCCTATGTGGAGAAAAAACTGACTGAAGAAGCTGAAGGAGCTTCCAAGGAGCATGAGTCTGAAGATGCTAAACAAATTAGCAATTCAATTAAGGAAGCTCTAGCATCAAAACAGAAAGAGCTTCAGGAGGTCAAAGAGAACATTGAGAAGGCAAAGGCTGAGGCTAACGTGTTGAGATTTGCTGCCTCAACACTCAAATCAGAACTAGACAATGAGAAAGCTTCACTTGTCGTGTTGCAACAGGGGGAGGCTATGGCATGCGTTGCAGTTTCTTCACTAGAAGATGAACTCAACCGGACGAAACAAGAGATAGAATCTGTCAGGTGCAAGGAAGCAGAGGCCCAAGAAAAGATGGTGGAGCTTCCCATGGTTTTACAGCAAGCGACTCAAGAGGCTGAGGACGCCAAGGTAGCCGCTCACTTAGCTCAAGAGGAGCTGAGGAAGGCCAAGGGGGACTTCAAGCAAACCAAGGCTGCGGCAGCTACAGCAGAGACCAGGCTATCTGCTGTTGCGAAAGAAGCAGAAGCATCCATAGCATCCGAGAGGCTAGCGCTCGCTGCAGTTCAAGCATTGCAAGAAAGCAAAGAGGCAAGGGACGTTAAGGATTCCCCGCGACAAGTGACGCTTCCTTTAAGCGAGTACTATGAACTCAGCAAGCGAGCACATGAAGCTGAAGAACAAGCCAATGAGAAGGTGGCAGAAGCATTGTCACAGGTGGTGTCAACAAAGGAATCAGAATCAAGGAGCCTAGAGAGGCTAAAGGAAGCATGTGAGGAAATGGATGAGAAGAAGGAAGCTCTTGAAATCGCATTGGAGAGAGCTGGGAGGGCGAATGAAGGGAAACTAGCTGCGGAGCAGGAACTGAGGAAATGGAGAGCTGATCATGAGCAGCGTCGCAGAGCTCTGGAAGCTGCGAAACGTGCAGTGAATCCTTTGAATGGTCCATCTAGGGTATTTGTTGAACAGAAGGATCCATACCACAACGAGCAGGAGTCCAAGCTACAGATGTCAGGAAGTAGCTACGAGAGCATTGTTCCAAATCAA
- the LOC101773595 gene encoding probable calcium-binding protein CML13, whose translation METQPSFRSTSKGQTRRERPRTRPHGLTKQKRQEIKEAFDLFDTDNSGTIDAKELNVAMRALGFEMTEEQINQMIADVDKDGSGAIDYEEFEHMMTAKIGERDSKEELTKAFRIIDQDRNGKISNIDIQRIAKELGVNLTLDEIQDMVQEADRNGDGEIDFDEFTKMMRRTSYGY comes from the exons ATGGAGACGCAGCCGTCATTCCGG TCTACTTCCAAAGGACAGACAAGGAGAGAGAGGCCTAGAACTCGCCCTCATGGCCTGACCAAGCAGAAGAGGCAGGAAATAAAGGAAGCCTTTGATCTGTTTGATACTGATAACTCTG GAACCATTGATGCCAAAGAGCTGAATGTTGCCATGAG AGCCTTGGGATTCGAGATGACTGAAGAG CAAATCAACCAAATGATTGCTGACGTTGACAAAGATGGCAGTGGAGCCATCGACTACGAGGAGTTTGAGCACATGATGACTGCCAAAATCGGAGAAAGGGATAGCAAAGAGGAGCTTACAAAAGCATTCCGCATTATCGACCAAGATAGAAAT GGAAAGATTTCTAATATCGACATTCAGAGGATTGCCAAAGAGCTGGGTGTAAATCTCACCCTTGACGAGATCCAAGACATGGTGCAAGAGGCGGATCGAAATG GTGACGGCGAGATTGACTTTGACGAGTTCACCAAGATGATGAGGAGGACCAGCTATGGCTACTAG
- the LOC101772223 gene encoding uncharacterized protein LOC101772223 isoform X1 produces MMDEAPADLRELVRLPDVLVVCSSTGWTNEKHMLYLQLLEETFVSQLHDGERSFKGLFNLSPRYCRQVKSSKQIVEYAKPDQGCHGIVDADRVKSCMKVELMDSPSCCGNQQDGKIHSTDDNASTTEPVEEAISQARTTSSGQSSTCYVGKYRHSPSRSAEGSDQNFDEETKGTGESRRGCSQKRLKSYNVMRDDEVQKAGLIACDKHEDKYNGSLKVDAGSLDAETGSPT; encoded by the exons ATGATGGACGAGGCGCCGGCCGATCTGCGGGAGCTCGTGCGCCTGCCG GATGTTCTGGTGGTATGCTCATCTACGGGATGGACAAATGAAAAGCACATGCTCTATCTTCAATTATTGGAAGAAACATTTGTGAGCCAACTACATGACGGTGAACGCAGTTTCAAGGGGTTGTTCAATCTCTCTCCAAGATACTGTAGACAAGTGAAATCATCTAAGCAAATCGTTGAATATGCCAAACCTGATCAG GGATGTCATGGGATAGTTGATGCTGACAGAGTCAAGTCCTGCATGAAGGTTGAGCTTATGGACTCACCTTCTTGTTGTGGAAATCAGCAAGATGGAAAAATCCATTCTACGGATGATAATGCATCAACCACGGAACCAGTAGAAGAAGCCATTTCCCAAGCAAGGACAACGAGCTCTGGACAATCTTCCACATGCTATGTTGGCAAGTACAGACATTCCCCTTCTAGGAGTGCAG AGGGGTCGGATCAGAATTTTGATGAGGAGACCAAAGGGACTGGAGAATCAAGAAGAGGATGCAGCCAAAAGCGATTGAAATCTTACAATGTTATGAGGGATGATGAG GTGCAGAAAGCAGGCCTCATTGCATGTGACAAACACGAAGATAAATATAATGGCTCATTGAAGGTGGATGCTGGATCACTGGATGCAGAAACTGGATCGCCTACATGA
- the LOC101773186 gene encoding serine/threonine-protein kinase Aurora-3 — protein sequence MAARQEWSMSDFEIGRYIGEGKFGKVYLAREKKSGYVVALKVTYKAKLEKYRFHAHLRREIEIQRGLDHPNVLRLFAWFHDEERVVLVLEYAARGELYKVLRAAGRFTERTAATYVASLAGALAYCHKKQVIHRDIKPENLLLDIEGRLKIADFGWAARSNAKRHTLCGTIDYLAPEMIEKKAHDHAVDNWTLGILCYEFLYGSPPFEADEQDDTLRRIVRVDLTFPSTPSVSSEAKDLISKLLVKDSSKRLSLEDIMKHPWIKKNAEPSGSCIKQKDLGRVKPALI from the exons ATGGCGGCGCGTCAGGAGTGGAGCATGTCCGACTTCGAGATCGGCAGGTACATCGGCGAGGGCAAGTTCGGCAAGGTCTATCTCGCCCGCGAGAAGAAG AGCGGGTACGTGGTGGCGCTCAAGGTGACGTACAAGGCGAAGCTGGAGAAGTATCGGTTCCACGCCCACCTGCGGCGGGAGATTGAGATCCAGAGAGGACTCGACCACCCCAACGTGCTCCGCCTCTTCGCCTGGTTCCACGACGAAGAGcgcgtcgtcctcgtcctcgaatACGCGGCCCGGGGTGAGCTGTACAAGGTCCTTCGCGCCGCTGGCCGCTTCACCGagcgcaccgccgccacc TACGTCGCGAGCCTTGCTGGTGCACTGGCGTACTGTCACAAGAAGCAGGTCATTCATAGGGACATCAAACCAGAGAATTTGCTACTTGATATCGAG GGCCGGCTTAAAATTGCAGATTTTGGATGGGCAGCTCGGTCAAATGCTAAACGACACACACTCTGTGGCACAATTGATTATCTGGCACCAGAGATGATAGAGAAAAAAGCTCACGATCATGCCGTTGACAACTGGACTTTAGGAATCCTGTGCTATGAGTTCTTATATGGCTCACCCCCTTTCGAAGCTGATGAACAGGATGATACCTTGAGAAG GATAGTCAGAGTGGATTTGACATTCCCTTCAACTCCTTCCGTATCTTCAGAAGCTAAAGATCTCATTTCCAAG CTTCTAGTGAAGGATTCAAGCAAGAGGCTTTCTCTTGAAGACATAATGAAGCATCCATGGATCAAAAAGAATGCAGAACCTTCAGGGAGTTGCATTAAGCAAAAAGACCTAGGAAGAGTTAAG CCTGCACTCATCTGA